One window of Streptomyces sp. NBC_00273 genomic DNA carries:
- a CDS encoding M14 family zinc carboxypeptidase — protein MRYPTPRELGLAARALADEHPGEVRLRQAGTSRAGQPLWVLSVAATDGAPGGADRNVLVVAGAHANEPVGGATALSLARRVLDDPAPRAGCGWHFLLCADPDGADLHRTPHPYSLLDYHRNFFRPPGPEQPEWAPSLLPPDRLPPETLALMALIDELRPVLQASLHATDLGGSWVQLTRDVPGLAEPFGTSAAELRIPVENGASDAAGWPSPGPGIFVIPQPGSEAAGAFHPEDTRLSTWYHAHRYAGTTAIVEVPMWASDLVDDPTPHPDPGGALRMLADRLTSDAALVAAVRGGDDVRPGPQTYEDPAAATLLRAVDWTLALIPRIAAEWTAVAPAEATAAYIASIDAFGRRLSLRAAAMLLRVLRTQGHPAAPGLDRLVTWWCEDFAARFGARWVPVATQVEHQSRIVLAAYDRLVAADRAERAG, from the coding sequence ATGCGCTACCCCACACCGCGGGAACTCGGGCTCGCCGCCCGCGCTCTGGCGGACGAACACCCCGGCGAGGTACGGCTGCGGCAGGCCGGCACCTCCCGGGCCGGGCAGCCCCTGTGGGTGCTGTCCGTCGCCGCGACGGACGGCGCCCCGGGCGGGGCCGACCGCAACGTCCTCGTCGTCGCCGGGGCGCACGCCAACGAGCCCGTCGGCGGCGCCACCGCCCTCTCGCTCGCCCGGCGCGTCCTCGACGACCCGGCGCCGCGGGCCGGCTGCGGCTGGCACTTCCTGCTCTGTGCCGACCCGGACGGCGCGGACCTGCACCGCACCCCCCACCCGTACTCGCTGCTGGACTACCACCGGAACTTCTTCCGGCCGCCCGGCCCCGAACAGCCCGAGTGGGCACCGTCCTTACTGCCCCCGGACCGGCTGCCGCCCGAGACCCTGGCCCTGATGGCGCTCATCGACGAGCTGCGGCCCGTCCTCCAGGCTTCCCTGCACGCCACCGACCTCGGCGGCTCCTGGGTGCAGCTCACCCGGGACGTACCCGGCCTCGCCGAACCGTTCGGCACGTCGGCCGCCGAGCTGCGCATCCCGGTGGAGAACGGCGCCTCGGACGCGGCGGGCTGGCCCTCCCCCGGGCCCGGGATCTTCGTGATCCCGCAGCCGGGCAGCGAAGCCGCCGGCGCCTTCCACCCCGAGGACACCCGGCTGAGCACCTGGTACCACGCCCACCGCTACGCCGGCACGACCGCCATCGTCGAAGTCCCCATGTGGGCCTCCGACCTGGTGGACGACCCGACCCCGCACCCGGACCCGGGCGGCGCCCTGCGGATGCTGGCCGACCGGCTCACCTCGGACGCCGCGCTCGTCGCCGCGGTCCGGGGCGGCGACGACGTACGGCCGGGTCCGCAGACCTACGAGGACCCGGCCGCGGCGACCCTGCTGCGCGCGGTGGACTGGACGCTCGCGCTGATCCCCCGGATCGCCGCGGAGTGGACGGCCGTGGCCCCCGCGGAGGCCACGGCGGCGTACATCGCCAGCATCGACGCCTTCGGGCGACGGCTGTCGCTGCGCGCCGCCGCGATGCTGCTGCGGGTGCTGCGCACCCAGGGGCATCCGGCGGCGCCGGGGCTGGACCGGCTGGTCACCTGGTGGTGCGAGGACTTCGCGGCCCGTTTCGGAGCCCGCTGGGTCCCGGTGGCCACCCAGGTGGAACACCAGTCCCGGATCGTCCTGGCCGCCTACGACCGCCTCGTCGCGGCCGACCGGGCCGAACGGGCGGGCTGA
- a CDS encoding 2OG-Fe(II) oxygenase, whose protein sequence is MSGYTMEPATPMEISPRVLPSSHQWSPAFSVPAPVCRFEDFLGAERAAALLEYAISRGEDFTAGTVLDPLTGQVSRKGRDSLVLPVTSEVFSAHLADCLPLVQEVLGHRAPLARSLTVLTAHGEGGHFGMHTDASRVRDVGTALSAVYYLHRRPRGFGGGQLRLYDTVVEDGRARPGESYRTIEPEHDTIVFFPSGAFHEVVPSTCPSGRFSDHRFTLTTWISGGEPAAGPTARRPHVWQWLADAAEGTRPLHDAEGDHDGARPVALPPPGPDVLLGPSRP, encoded by the coding sequence ATGAGCGGATACACGATGGAACCGGCCACGCCGATGGAAATCAGCCCGCGAGTCCTGCCGTCCTCCCACCAGTGGTCCCCCGCGTTCTCGGTACCGGCACCGGTCTGCCGTTTCGAGGACTTCCTGGGGGCGGAGCGCGCCGCAGCCCTGCTGGAGTACGCGATATCGCGGGGGGAGGACTTCACGGCGGGGACCGTCCTGGACCCCCTGACCGGACAGGTGTCCCGCAAGGGACGGGACTCGCTGGTCCTTCCCGTGACCAGCGAGGTGTTCAGCGCGCACCTGGCCGACTGTCTGCCGCTCGTCCAGGAGGTCCTCGGTCACCGGGCCCCGCTCGCACGGTCGTTGACCGTCCTGACGGCGCACGGCGAAGGCGGGCACTTCGGCATGCACACGGACGCCTCCCGCGTCCGGGACGTGGGGACGGCACTGTCCGCCGTGTACTACCTGCACCGCAGGCCGCGCGGCTTCGGCGGCGGCCAACTCCGCCTGTACGACACCGTGGTGGAGGACGGCAGGGCGCGGCCGGGGGAGTCCTACCGGACGATCGAGCCCGAGCACGACACCATCGTCTTCTTCCCCTCCGGCGCCTTCCACGAGGTCGTGCCGTCCACCTGCCCGAGCGGACGGTTCTCGGACCACCGGTTCACCCTCACGACCTGGATCTCCGGCGGGGAGCCGGCCGCGGGCCCGACCGCCCGCCGGCCGCACGTCTGGCAGTGGCTGGCGGACGCGGCCGAGGGCACCCGCCCCCTCCACGACGCCGAGGGGGACCACGACGGGGCCAGGCCGGTGGCGCTGCCGCCGCCCGGCCCCGACGTCCTCCTGGGGCCGTCCAGGCCCTGA
- a CDS encoding GNAT family N-acetyltransferase, which translates to MERTPVIRRARVGDLPRLVELIHEHVAYEKSAPRPPDLAERLGPQLFAEDARLWVLLAEAPDGTVAGYAACSAEFSFWDARHYLHMDCLYLAEEARGHGLGAALMDGVTGLARELGLDQVQWQTPDWNEGAIRFYDRLGATGRPKYRYSLAVEPSRGRDGTPPGPGSASR; encoded by the coding sequence ATGGAACGCACTCCCGTCATCCGCCGCGCACGCGTCGGGGACCTGCCCCGCCTGGTCGAACTCATCCACGAGCACGTGGCGTACGAGAAGTCGGCGCCGCGCCCGCCGGACCTCGCCGAGCGGCTCGGCCCACAGCTCTTCGCCGAGGACGCCCGGCTGTGGGTGCTCCTCGCCGAAGCCCCGGACGGCACGGTCGCCGGATACGCCGCCTGCTCCGCCGAGTTCTCCTTCTGGGACGCCCGGCACTACCTGCACATGGACTGCCTCTACCTGGCGGAGGAGGCCCGCGGCCACGGTCTCGGCGCCGCCCTGATGGACGGCGTGACGGGCCTGGCCCGCGAGCTCGGCCTCGACCAGGTCCAGTGGCAGACCCCGGACTGGAACGAGGGCGCGATCCGCTTCTACGACCGGCTCGGTGCCACCGGGCGGCCGAAGTACCGCTACTCCCTGGCGGTAGAGCCCTCCCGGGGCCGGGACGGGACACCCCCCGGGCCGGGTTCCGCTTCCCGCTGA
- a CDS encoding DUF1707 and FHA domain-containing protein: protein MTSSFEIPAFPAPRLSDAERDRALGQLREGAALGKLSHDTFLRRMELALVARRSEDLAVLTADLHSREAAESPWTRRLFGWVGRVSAVSVGVRRAWHAERLPKLLLPHPSAMALRIGRDPGNGLRLSHETVSRAHAELTLQGGVWVLKDLGSTNGTTVNGHRVTGSAVVRDGDQVSFGNMTFRLSSS, encoded by the coding sequence GTGACGTCCAGTTTCGAGATCCCCGCCTTCCCCGCGCCGCGGCTGTCCGACGCCGAGCGCGACCGGGCGCTGGGCCAGCTCAGGGAGGGCGCGGCCCTCGGCAAGCTGTCCCACGACACCTTCCTGCGCCGGATGGAACTCGCCCTGGTCGCCCGCCGCTCCGAGGACCTCGCCGTGCTCACGGCCGACCTCCATTCCCGGGAGGCGGCCGAAAGCCCCTGGACCCGTCGGCTGTTCGGTTGGGTCGGCCGGGTCTCTGCCGTGTCCGTCGGAGTCCGGCGCGCCTGGCACGCCGAGCGCCTGCCCAAGCTGCTGCTGCCGCATCCGAGCGCGATGGCCCTGCGGATCGGCCGCGACCCCGGCAACGGGCTGCGGCTCAGCCACGAGACGGTCTCCCGGGCGCACGCGGAGCTCACGCTGCAGGGCGGGGTGTGGGTGCTGAAGGACCTCGGCTCCACCAACGGGACCACGGTCAACGGGCACCGGGTGACCGGCTCCGCCGTGGTCCGCGACGGGGACCAGGTCAGCTTCGGGAACATGACCTTCCGGCTCTCGTCGAGCTGA
- the treZ gene encoding malto-oligosyltrehalose trehalohydrolase produces the protein MQFEVWAPLTGHVAMLLDGATYDMARDPDRDGWWTAEAPAADGSRYGFLLDGDGPRPDPRGRRLPDGPDGLSAVVDLQALAPRPVPPPRTRLQDAVLYELHIGTFTPEGTFDAAAARLGHLTALGITHVELMPVCSFSGRHGWGYDGVAPWAVHEPYGGPAGLARFTAAAHEAGLGVVLDVVHNHLGPSGNHLPAFGPYFTDTHHTPWGSAVNLDAAGSDEVRAYLLGSALAWLRDYGIDGLRLDAVHALADDRALTFLEELSAAVDELAADTGRPLFLIAESDRCDPRTTTPRATGGLGLHAQWNDDFHHALHCALTGESQAYYADFAGAPLAALAKTMTRVFFHDGTWSSFRGRTHGRPVDHRRTPAHRFLGYAQTHDQIGNRALGDRLSASLSPGLLACAATVALTGPFVPMLFMGEEWGARTPWQYFTDHPDPDLAEAVRAGRRREFAAHGWKAEEIPDPQDPATRDRSRLDWAEPEQAVHARLLDWYRTLIALRRTHHDLRDPDLAAVRVAHDEERRWLTFRRGDVRVAVNLSPDPVTIALGRNGVRVLASWEPVDHPGPDGRIHVPGETAVVLAP, from the coding sequence GTGCAGTTCGAGGTGTGGGCACCACTGACAGGTCACGTCGCCATGCTGCTCGACGGGGCGACGTACGACATGGCGCGCGATCCGGACCGGGACGGCTGGTGGACCGCCGAGGCCCCGGCGGCCGACGGGAGCCGCTACGGATTCCTGCTCGACGGCGACGGCCCGCGGCCGGACCCGCGCGGGCGCCGGCTGCCCGACGGGCCCGACGGCCTGTCGGCGGTGGTCGACCTACAGGCCCTCGCGCCGCGGCCGGTGCCGCCGCCGCGCACCCGGCTCCAGGACGCGGTCCTGTACGAGCTGCACATCGGCACCTTCACCCCCGAGGGCACCTTCGACGCGGCCGCCGCCCGGCTCGGGCACCTCACCGCCCTCGGCATCACGCACGTGGAGCTGATGCCGGTCTGCTCCTTCTCCGGCCGGCACGGCTGGGGGTACGACGGTGTCGCGCCCTGGGCGGTGCACGAGCCGTACGGCGGCCCGGCCGGCCTGGCCCGCTTCACGGCCGCCGCCCACGAGGCGGGGCTGGGCGTGGTGCTGGACGTGGTCCACAACCACCTGGGCCCGTCCGGCAACCACCTGCCCGCCTTCGGCCCGTACTTCACCGACACCCACCACACCCCGTGGGGCTCCGCGGTGAACCTGGACGCGGCCGGCTCCGACGAGGTGCGCGCCTACCTGCTCGGCAGCGCGCTGGCCTGGCTGCGCGACTACGGGATCGACGGGCTGCGGCTGGACGCCGTGCACGCGCTGGCCGACGACCGGGCACTGACCTTCCTGGAGGAACTCTCCGCGGCCGTCGACGAACTGGCCGCGGACACCGGCCGCCCGTTGTTCCTGATCGCCGAGTCCGACCGCTGCGACCCGCGCACCACCACCCCGCGCGCCACCGGGGGCCTGGGCCTGCACGCCCAATGGAACGACGACTTCCACCACGCCCTGCACTGCGCGCTGACGGGCGAGTCCCAGGCGTACTACGCCGACTTCGCCGGAGCCCCGCTCGCCGCCCTCGCCAAGACCATGACCCGGGTCTTCTTCCACGACGGGACCTGGTCCTCCTTCCGCGGCCGCACCCACGGCCGCCCGGTGGACCACCGCCGGACCCCGGCCCACCGCTTCCTCGGCTACGCCCAGACCCACGACCAGATCGGCAACCGGGCGCTCGGCGACCGGCTCTCCGCCTCGCTCTCCCCCGGACTGCTGGCGTGCGCCGCGACCGTGGCCCTGACCGGGCCGTTCGTGCCGATGCTGTTCATGGGCGAGGAGTGGGGGGCCAGGACGCCCTGGCAGTACTTCACCGACCATCCCGACCCGGACCTCGCCGAGGCGGTACGGGCCGGCCGGCGCCGGGAGTTCGCGGCGCACGGCTGGAAGGCCGAGGAGATCCCGGACCCGCAGGACCCGGCCACCCGGGACCGCTCCCGCCTGGACTGGGCGGAGCCCGAACAGGCCGTCCACGCCCGCCTGCTGGACTGGTACCGCACTCTGATCGCGCTCCGCCGCACCCATCACGACCTGCGCGACCCGGACCTGGCGGCGGTCCGGGTCGCCCACGACGAGGAGCGCCGCTGGCTCACCTTCCGGCGGGGCGACGTCCGGGTGGCCGTGAACCTCTCCCCGGACCCGGTGACGATCGCGCTGGGCCGCAACGGGGTACGGGTGCTGGCCTCCTGGGAGCCGGTCGACCACCCGGGTCCCGACGGGAGGATCCACGTGCCCGGCGAAACGGCGGTCGTCCTGGCCCCGTGA
- a CDS encoding aminopeptidase P family protein: protein MTSDATSEGPAPFTADDYAARMAGAARTAADAGLAGLLIAPGPDLTHLTGYRPTAETERLTLLVLAAGQDPVLIVPALEAPDAQRAPGATALTLRDWADGKDPYAVTAPLLDFRGRFGVSDNTWALHLLGLQRELPNSSYAPLTDCLPMLRAVKDERELERLAAAAAAADAAYAQIVHLPFADRRETDVAEDLAALLRAHGHSQVDFTVVGSGPNGANPHHEAGDRVIRRGDMVVLDFGGLRFGYGSDISRTVHVGEPTAEEQRVHDIVREAQQAGVAAVRPGVACQDVDRAARAVITEFGYGDRFIHRTGHGIGVTTHEPPYMVEGEEQPLVPGMCFSVEPGVYLPGRFGVRIEDIVTVTEDGGRRLNNAPHELAVVE from the coding sequence ATGACTTCTGACGCCACATCCGAAGGCCCCGCACCCTTCACGGCCGATGACTACGCCGCCCGGATGGCCGGCGCCGCCCGGACCGCCGCCGATGCGGGACTCGCCGGGTTGCTGATCGCCCCCGGACCCGACCTCACGCACCTCACGGGTTACCGGCCCACCGCCGAGACCGAGCGGCTGACCCTGCTCGTACTGGCCGCCGGGCAGGACCCGGTGCTCATCGTGCCCGCGCTGGAGGCACCCGACGCGCAGCGGGCCCCGGGCGCCACCGCGCTGACCCTGCGGGACTGGGCCGACGGGAAGGACCCGTACGCCGTCACCGCCCCGCTGCTCGACTTCCGCGGGCGCTTCGGGGTGAGCGACAACACGTGGGCGCTGCACCTCCTCGGCCTGCAGCGGGAACTGCCGAACAGCTCCTACGCGCCGCTCACCGACTGCCTGCCCATGCTCCGCGCGGTCAAGGACGAGCGGGAGCTGGAGCGCCTCGCCGCCGCGGCGGCCGCCGCCGACGCCGCCTACGCGCAGATCGTCCATCTCCCCTTCGCCGACCGGCGCGAGACCGACGTGGCCGAGGACCTGGCGGCCCTGCTGCGCGCGCACGGCCACTCCCAGGTCGACTTCACGGTCGTCGGCTCCGGCCCCAACGGGGCCAATCCGCACCACGAGGCCGGCGACCGCGTCATCCGCCGCGGCGACATGGTGGTCCTCGACTTCGGCGGCCTGCGCTTCGGCTACGGCTCCGACATCTCCCGCACCGTGCACGTCGGCGAGCCCACCGCCGAGGAGCAGCGGGTCCACGACATCGTCCGCGAGGCCCAGCAGGCCGGCGTGGCCGCGGTCCGACCGGGGGTCGCCTGCCAGGACGTCGACCGGGCCGCCCGCGCCGTGATCACCGAGTTCGGCTACGGGGACCGCTTCATCCACCGCACCGGCCACGGCATCGGGGTCACCACCCACGAGCCCCCGTACATGGTCGAGGGCGAGGAGCAGCCGCTGGTTCCCGGCATGTGCTTCTCCGTGGAGCCGGGCGTCTACCTGCCGGGCCGGTTCGGCGTCCGCATCGAGGACATCGTGACCGTCACCGAGGACGGCGGGCGCCGCCTCAACAACGCCCCGCACGAACTGGCCGTCGTGGAGTGA
- a CDS encoding alpha/beta fold hydrolase, translated as MAIAHRRIGTGPARVIVLHDWFGTSSNWGSVLDHLDPEGFSYVFLDYRGYGDRRDVPGRHTLAEIADDVLELADQLGWDTFSLLGHSMGGKAVQQVLVRAPERVEKLIGLAPVPAAPYAMDDATHALFYGAATDPEKRRVILDLVTGNRASRHWLDGMVAHSLAVSHPEAFAGYLASWQPLDLSAAVKGNTVPVLVLVGEYDLAITADVMRDTWRASYPDCRIVTVPGSGHYLPHETPVAFVTEVEAFLRI; from the coding sequence ATGGCCATCGCCCACCGCAGGATCGGCACCGGACCCGCCCGCGTCATCGTGCTGCACGACTGGTTCGGCACCTCCTCGAACTGGGGCTCCGTACTGGACCACCTGGACCCCGAGGGCTTCAGCTACGTCTTCCTCGACTACCGCGGCTACGGCGACCGCCGCGACGTCCCCGGCCGCCACACCCTGGCCGAGATCGCCGACGACGTCCTGGAACTCGCCGACCAGCTCGGCTGGGACACCTTCTCCCTCCTCGGCCACTCCATGGGCGGCAAGGCGGTCCAGCAGGTCCTCGTCCGCGCCCCCGAGCGGGTGGAGAAGCTGATCGGGCTCGCCCCGGTCCCGGCCGCGCCCTACGCGATGGACGACGCGACACACGCCCTGTTCTACGGCGCCGCTACCGATCCCGAGAAGCGCCGCGTGATCCTCGACCTGGTCACGGGCAACCGTGCGAGCCGGCACTGGCTCGACGGGATGGTCGCCCACTCGCTGGCCGTCTCCCACCCCGAGGCCTTCGCCGGCTACCTCGCGAGCTGGCAGCCGCTCGACCTGTCCGCCGCCGTGAAGGGCAACACCGTCCCGGTGCTCGTGCTCGTCGGGGAGTACGACCTCGCGATCACCGCGGATGTGATGAGGGACACCTGGCGGGCCTCCTACCCGGACTGCCGGATCGTGACGGTCCCGGGCTCCGGCCACTACCTGCCGCACGAGACCCCGGTGGCCTTCGTCACCGAGGTGGAGGCCTTCCTGCGGATCTAG
- a CDS encoding phosphocholine-specific phospholipase C: MAELNRRRFLQIAGGAAALTMLNDSIARAAAISAQGTTGTIQDIEHVVVLMQENRSFDHYFGAMKGVRGFGDPRPVLQDNGKPVFFQSNGTKDVLPFNPQVQDLGMQFLEGLNHDWAGGHQAYNNGKYDKWVPAKTATTMSYMTRNDIPFHYALADAFTVCDAYHCSFIGATDPNRYYLWTGYTGNDGVGGGPVLGNQEAGYGWKTYPERLEAAGISWKVYQDIGDGLNAAGSWGWINDAFRGNYGDNSLLYFNSYRGAQPGSALYEKARTGTNVKAGDGYFDRLRADVTAGTLPQVSWIAAPEAFSEHANWPTNFGAWYISQVLDALTANPAVWAKTALFITYDENDGFFDHVVPPYPPASSAWGLSTADVSKDLYAGGGGYAAGPYGLGPRVPMIVVSPWSKGGYVCSETFDHTSVIRFLEKRFGVQEPNISPWRRAVCGDLTSAFDFTRADAAPAALPSTAGYVPPDKDRHPSYHPTPPATGVLPPQEAGSKPTRALGYSPYVDGARTTSTGKFTLTFASGPTLGAHFHSTSGNRTDGPWPYTVEAGKTLADTWSTSSSTGNQINLTVWGPNGFLRTWKGPAKKAGPEVTARHLAATGNLALTLTNSGTAAVNLTVTNSYGGAAQTLRVAAGATVSHTVDLAASGRWYDVKVVSDADATFLRRFAGHVETGAPGVSDPAIRTV; this comes from the coding sequence ATGGCAGAACTCAACCGTCGCAGGTTCCTGCAGATAGCCGGTGGCGCCGCCGCCCTCACGATGCTGAACGACAGCATCGCCCGGGCCGCCGCCATTTCGGCGCAGGGCACCACCGGAACGATCCAGGACATCGAGCACGTCGTCGTCCTGATGCAGGAGAACCGGTCCTTCGACCACTACTTCGGCGCGATGAAGGGGGTCCGGGGCTTCGGTGACCCGCGGCCGGTCCTCCAGGACAACGGCAAGCCGGTCTTCTTCCAGTCGAACGGGACGAAGGACGTCCTGCCCTTCAACCCGCAGGTCCAGGACCTCGGCATGCAGTTCCTGGAGGGGCTCAACCACGACTGGGCCGGCGGCCACCAGGCGTACAACAACGGCAAGTACGACAAGTGGGTCCCGGCCAAGACGGCCACGACCATGTCGTACATGACCCGGAACGACATCCCGTTCCACTACGCCCTCGCCGACGCCTTCACGGTGTGCGACGCCTACCACTGCTCCTTCATCGGCGCCACGGACCCGAACCGCTACTACCTCTGGACGGGGTACACCGGCAACGACGGGGTCGGCGGCGGACCGGTCCTCGGCAACCAGGAGGCCGGCTACGGCTGGAAGACCTACCCCGAGCGCCTGGAGGCGGCCGGCATCTCCTGGAAGGTCTACCAGGACATCGGCGACGGCCTGAACGCCGCCGGTTCCTGGGGCTGGATCAACGACGCCTTCCGCGGCAACTACGGCGACAACTCGCTGCTGTACTTCAACAGCTACCGGGGCGCCCAGCCCGGCAGCGCCCTGTACGAGAAGGCCCGTACGGGCACCAACGTCAAGGCGGGCGACGGCTACTTCGACCGGCTGCGCGCGGACGTGACGGCCGGCACGCTGCCCCAGGTCTCCTGGATCGCCGCCCCCGAGGCGTTCAGCGAGCACGCGAACTGGCCGACGAACTTCGGCGCCTGGTACATCTCGCAGGTCCTGGACGCGCTGACCGCGAACCCGGCGGTCTGGGCCAAGACCGCCCTGTTCATCACCTACGACGAGAACGACGGCTTCTTCGACCACGTGGTCCCGCCGTACCCGCCGGCCTCCTCGGCCTGGGGCCTGTCCACGGCCGACGTGTCGAAGGACCTCTACGCCGGGGGCGGCGGCTACGCGGCCGGACCGTACGGGCTCGGCCCGCGCGTCCCGATGATCGTGGTCTCCCCCTGGAGCAAGGGCGGCTACGTCTGCTCCGAGACCTTCGACCACACCTCCGTGATCCGCTTCTTGGAGAAGCGCTTCGGCGTGCAGGAGCCCAACATCTCCCCGTGGCGCCGCGCCGTCTGCGGTGACCTGACCTCGGCCTTCGACTTCACCCGGGCCGATGCCGCGCCCGCCGCACTGCCGTCCACGGCCGGGTACGTCCCGCCGGACAAGGACCGCCACCCCTCCTACCACCCGACCCCGCCGGCGACGGGCGTCCTGCCCCCGCAGGAGGCCGGGTCCAAGCCGACCCGCGCGCTCGGCTACAGCCCCTACGTGGACGGCGCCCGCACCACGTCCACCGGCAAGTTCACCCTCACCTTCGCCTCCGGACCGACCCTGGGCGCCCACTTCCACAGCACCTCGGGCAACCGCACGGACGGACCCTGGCCCTACACGGTCGAGGCGGGCAAGACGCTTGCCGACACCTGGTCCACGAGCAGCTCCACCGGCAACCAGATCAACCTCACGGTGTGGGGCCCGAACGGCTTCCTGCGCACCTGGAAGGGACCGGCGAAGAAGGCCGGCCCCGAGGTCACGGCCCGCCACCTGGCGGCCACCGGCAACCTGGCCCTGACGCTGACCAACTCCGGGACGGCGGCCGTCAACCTCACGGTGACCAACTCCTACGGCGGCGCGGCCCAGACCCTCAGGGTGGCGGCCGGCGCGACGGTCTCCCACACGGTGGACCTCGCCGCCTCGGGCCGCTGGTACGACGTGAAGGTCGTCTCCGACGCCGACGCCACCTTCCTGCGCCGCTTCGCCGGACACGTGGAGACCGGCGCCCCGGGCGTTTCGGACCCGGCGATCAGGACCGTCTGA